The Gammaproteobacteria bacterium genome includes a region encoding these proteins:
- the oadA gene encoding sodium-extruding oxaloacetate decarboxylase subunit alpha: MPAVKITETVLRDAHQSLLATRMRLADMLPICQKLDQVGYWSLECWGGATYDACLRFLKEDPWQRLRQLREALPNSRTQMLLRGQNLLGYRHYSDDVVQKFVQLAANNGMDVFRIFDAMNDVRNLHTAIDAVKKAGKHAQGTICYTLSPVHTTEQFVTMAKALENRGCDSVVVKDMAGLLTPSAAANLMQQLTLAVSVPIHLHSHATSGLADMAQLKAIENGCYHIDTAISSMANGASHPPTESMVVALADSEYTTGLDLPLLQEIGFYFKEIRKKYHQFESEFTGIDTRVHVNQVPGGMISNLANQLKEQNASERMNEVLAEIPKVRADLGYPPLVTPTSQIVGSQAVFNVLTGERYNNITNEVKLYFQGRYGKAPGTVSGKIRQLAIGNEEIIEVRPADLLPPEWDKLERSAGENAQCEEDAMIVAMFPDLGASFLAERTSGTLTPEPLEPIPNGEPAGTAPVEFTLTLHGENYDVKVTGSGHESDGHRPVYLTLDGVPEEVLVETHAEMMMGGGAISSSPTSSSGRQRATEPGHVTTSMPGTVIEVLVKEGDQVSEGQPVLITEAMKMESEIAAPIAGVVKGIYVQKGEGVNPDEVLLEIETD, translated from the coding sequence ATGCCTGCTGTAAAAATCACTGAAACGGTTTTGCGTGATGCTCATCAGAGCCTGTTGGCCACACGGATGCGTTTGGCTGACATGCTGCCCATCTGCCAAAAGTTGGATCAGGTGGGGTATTGGTCATTGGAGTGTTGGGGCGGGGCGACCTACGATGCCTGTTTGCGTTTTTTGAAAGAAGACCCGTGGCAACGACTTCGGCAACTGCGCGAAGCGTTGCCCAACAGCCGTACCCAGATGTTGCTGCGCGGGCAAAATCTGCTCGGTTATCGCCACTATTCTGATGATGTGGTGCAAAAATTTGTCCAGTTGGCGGCCAACAACGGCATGGATGTGTTCCGAATTTTTGATGCCATGAACGATGTGCGTAACCTTCACACTGCCATTGATGCGGTTAAAAAAGCCGGGAAACACGCGCAAGGTACGATCTGCTACACCCTCAGTCCCGTTCACACCACGGAGCAGTTTGTAACGATGGCCAAGGCGCTGGAAAATCGCGGCTGCGACAGTGTAGTGGTCAAAGACATGGCGGGGTTGTTAACCCCCAGCGCAGCGGCGAATTTGATGCAGCAGTTAACCCTTGCGGTCAGCGTGCCGATTCATCTGCACAGCCACGCTACTTCAGGGCTGGCGGACATGGCGCAGTTGAAGGCGATTGAAAACGGTTGTTATCACATCGACACCGCCATCTCCTCGATGGCCAACGGTGCCAGTCATCCGCCCACGGAAAGCATGGTGGTGGCGTTGGCGGACAGCGAGTACACCACGGGTTTGGATCTGCCGCTGCTGCAAGAGATCGGTTTTTACTTTAAAGAGATCCGCAAAAAGTACCACCAGTTTGAAAGTGAGTTTACCGGCATTGATACCCGTGTGCATGTCAATCAGGTGCCAGGTGGAATGATCTCCAATCTGGCCAATCAACTCAAAGAGCAGAACGCCAGCGAACGTATGAACGAGGTTTTGGCCGAGATCCCCAAGGTGCGCGCCGACTTAGGTTATCCGCCGTTGGTGACACCCACCTCACAAATTGTGGGCAGCCAAGCGGTTTTTAATGTCCTTACGGGCGAGCGTTATAACAACATCACCAATGAGGTCAAACTTTATTTTCAAGGGCGTTACGGAAAAGCGCCTGGCACGGTTAGCGGTAAAATTCGCCAGTTGGCCATTGGCAACGAGGAGATTATCGAGGTGCGTCCCGCCGATCTGTTGCCACCAGAGTGGGATAAGTTAGAACGCAGTGCCGGTGAAAACGCTCAGTGTGAAGAAGATGCCATGATTGTGGCAATGTTTCCTGATCTAGGGGCGAGCTTTTTGGCCGAGCGAACCTCTGGCACCTTGACCCCCGAACCACTGGAGCCGATTCCCAACGGAGAACCGGCAGGCACTGCGCCGGTGGAATTCACCTTGACTCTGCACGGCGAAAATTACGACGTTAAAGTGACCGGAAGCGGCCATGAATCCGATGGCCATCGTCCGGTTTATTTGACTCTGGATGGGGTGCCAGAGGAAGTCTTGGTCGAAACTCACGCGGAGATGATGATGGGCGGCGGGGCGATCAGCAGCAGCCCTACCAGCAGCAGTGGGAGGCAACGTGCTACGGAACCGGGTCACGTGACCACCTCCATGCCAGGTACGGTGATTGAGGTGTTGGTGAAAGAGGGTGATCAGGTCAGCGAAGGTCAGCCGGTGTTGATTACCGAGGCGATGAAAATGGAGAGTGAGATTGCGGCTCCCATCGCTGGGGTGGTGAAAGGAATTTATGTGCAGAAAGGGGAGGGCGTAAATCCTGATGAGGTGTTGTTGGAGATTGAAACTGACTGA
- a CDS encoding CopG family transcriptional regulator, with protein MITLRLDAKLESSVVEAAQKLGLSKSELIRKSIAEFIEKLDKPSAWELGAPIFGQYGSQYESLSRDRKALLQEKLQEKQKQR; from the coding sequence ATGATTACTTTGAGGTTGGATGCCAAACTTGAAAGCAGTGTTGTTGAGGCTGCTCAGAAATTGGGGTTGAGTAAGTCGGAGTTGATCCGAAAAAGCATCGCTGAATTTATTGAGAAGTTGGATAAACCTTCTGCTTGGGAGCTAGGTGCTCCCATTTTTGGTCAATATGGCAGCCAATATGAAAGTCTATCGAGAGATAGAAAAGCATTGCTTCAAGAAAAACTTCAAGAAAAACAAAAACAACGATGA
- a CDS encoding nucleotidyltransferase domain-containing protein translates to MRLTQKQIEAIKSNFNNVFGRGKIFLFGSRTDDSKRGGDIDLYIVADEHENLVEKKVKFLVMLKREIGQQKIDVVLNYDQNRLIEVNARREGVLL, encoded by the coding sequence GTGAGACTAACTCAAAAACAAATTGAAGCGATTAAATCCAACTTCAATAACGTCTTTGGTCGTGGCAAGATTTTTCTCTTTGGCAGTCGTACCGATGACAGTAAGAGAGGAGGGGATATTGACCTCTACATTGTGGCCGATGAGCATGAAAATTTGGTGGAAAAGAAGGTGAAATTTTTAGTCATGTTGAAACGAGAGATTGGCCAACAAAAGATTGATGTTGTGTTGAATTATGACCAAAATCGCCTTATTGAGGTCAATGCCCGCAGAGAGGGTGTTCTGTTGTGA
- a CDS encoding Maf family nucleotide pyrophosphatase, with amino-acid sequence MKLVLASTSPFRHELLSRLGQAFETAAPDSDESRFDNEPADKMVLRLAEKKARSIADKFPKALIIGSDQVATVDDLILGKPGTHEKAVQQLQHVSGKSVLFHTGLCLLNSETDQAQRVWVPFEVRFRSLSDQQIESYLLKEKPYNCAGSFKSEALGITLFEKLSGDDPTALMGLPLIELTSMLMAEGCLLP; translated from the coding sequence ATGAAACTCGTTTTAGCATCCACTTCACCCTTTCGTCACGAACTGCTCTCTCGTTTAGGCCAAGCTTTCGAAACGGCTGCTCCCGATTCTGATGAGAGTCGTTTTGACAATGAACCGGCAGATAAAATGGTGCTGCGTCTGGCGGAGAAAAAAGCCCGCAGCATTGCAGATAAGTTTCCCAAGGCGTTGATTATCGGCTCAGATCAGGTGGCGACGGTGGATGATCTGATTCTTGGCAAGCCAGGCACGCACGAAAAAGCGGTGCAGCAGTTACAGCACGTTTCTGGAAAATCGGTGCTGTTTCATACTGGGTTGTGCCTGTTAAACAGTGAAACGGATCAAGCGCAGAGGGTGTGGGTTCCTTTTGAGGTGAGGTTTCGCAGCTTGAGTGATCAGCAGATCGAATCTTATCTGCTAAAAGAGAAACCGTATAACTGTGCAGGCAGTTTTAAGTCAGAAGCGTTGGGAATTACCTTGTTTGAAAAATTGAGTGGCGATGATCCTACGGCGTTGATGGGGCTACCGCTGATTGAGTTAACCAGCATGTTGATGGCTGAGGGGTGTTTGTTGCCATGA